The Haloarcula sp. H-GB4 genome segment GCTGACTGGGCCGGTCGAAAATCTCATCGGCAGTGAGCGGGTGTCGCTGCACAACGACGCCAACGCCGGCGTCATCGGCGAGCGGTTCTACTCGGACCGGAGCCCCGATGACATGGTGTATCTCACTATCTCCTCCGGGGTCGGCGCTGGGGTGGCTGTCGACGGGAACATCCTCTCAGGCTGGGACGGCAACGCCGGCGAAGTCGGTCACTTGACAATTGATCCGCACGGGTTCATGACCTGTGGCTGCGGGCACGACGGCCACTGGGAAGCGTACTGCTCGGGCGAGAACATTCCGCGGTACGCCACACAGCTGCACCGGGAGGACCCCGTCGAGACAGCGCTCCCAATCGAGACTGAGGAGTTTTCCGCGGCAGATATCTTCGAATATGCTGGGGAAGACGAGTTCGCGTCTCACGTTCTTGATCAGATCTGTCACTGGAACGCGATTGGCGTCGCGAACATCGTTCACGCGTATGCTCCCCTTGTCGTCTACGTCGGTGGGGCCGTTGCACTCAACAACCCCGAACAGGTACTCAATCCGATCCGGGAGCGGCTTGATGACATGGTGATGTCGAACATTCCGGACATCCAGTTGACGCAGTTCGGCGACGATGTCGTGGTTCGCGGCGCACTGGCATCCGCGCTGACTGGCGGCACAGGTGACCCGTCACAGCGCGTGTAAAAAGCGTCGACCTGACCGCGAACTGTTGGCTACTGTTGCAAGTCGTACAGCCGCCGGAACGCCGTCGGGGGGAATCGCGGTTCAACACGGCTCGGCGGGCGTCCTTGACCGTTAGTGACCGTCGCTTCGACGCGGTCAACGACGCCGGATTCAGCCATTTCGTAGAGGAACCGCTTGACGGTCCCGGCAGAGAGATCGACGGACTGTGCTGACGCAATCGCCTCTGTCGTCGCCGTCACCGAGGAGCGTTCGCTCTCCTCTAGGTCGATGAGCTCCCTGAGAACGGTCTGTCGGTTCGTCGGCAGGGAGAGAACAACACCCAACGAAACACAGGGGTTTGGAACCTCCGCGATGGCCGCGTCGACGTTGGCCTGTGTGATGCGGTCCTGACCCCGTTCTTCGGCCAGTTCTGCGGCGATGAACAAAGCGGCAAGGGCATCGTGGGCGTTGCCGTCGGCCCAGTCAGCGATATGTCTTGCCTGACCGTGATCGAGCCCCTGCTGGGCCAGCCCGTTCGAGGTTCTGGTCATCAACACGTCGACGAGCATCTGGCGCTGGTAGCGGTCAATACTAATCGACTCGGCGGTGTACCGCGTCAGTTCAGTCGTCGACGGGTCATCGCGGCCGATAGCGAGCCAGCTGACGTTGCTCGGTAAGCCGGCAAACAGGTCAACGAGTGCTGGGGCCTGAATGCTCTCCGGTTCGCTGATGTGGTCGACTGCAATGACGATGCCTGTGCGTTGTTCTCGGACCAGGTCGTGAAGCCGCGACTTGAGCGTCTCCGTCCCGATTCCGTGTTCCGGCACCGATTCGTCAACGAGTGCGTCAAGGACCGCGTGGTAGAACGCGAATTCGCTTGCGGTCTCCCGGGCGTTCACGTAGACGAACGACGGAGAGGTCGGTGGTTGCGCACGGGTCGTCGTGTGGATAATCGCCTGTTGCTCCGTCGGGAGCTGTTCTAAGTTGGCGAACAGCGCCGTGATAACCGCGGATTTCCCTGAGCCACAGGGACCATGCACGTACGCGTTCGGCGGAAGCTGCCCATCGAACACCGGGTCGAGGTGGTCGAGGAGTCGTTCGAGGACCGGACCGCGGTCGGCCGGCTCCTCTATGTGGACAACCGGTGAGATGGACTCGTAATCCTGAATGAGCCGGGGCTCACCGTTCCGGCGTTGTCGACGCTTGATTCTCGCTTCAATATCCATGCTTGGAAATTAGATCGTGTGTATATTCGATTGGACCTGTAAATAAAAAGCCGTATGAGTTCTTACGGCAGGGGGACAGCTGCGGATGTCGTGAACACTCCAGCCAGTGCCAGAATGCCCAGGATGAGGGTCGTCGTAATGATTGATGCGGCTGGCGGGTCAAAGTGCGTATCTGAGTGGGCGTAGAAGATGCGCTGGTAGACCTCACCAAATAGCGCACCCAGGATACCGAAGAACGCTCCTAGGCCGAGCGCGACCAGGACACTCGCACCGTCCGTCATCGCCATACTGGCGACGAACGTTGCCGGGAGCGTCATGTGGTGCGTAACCGGGAATTTCTCCACGCCGAGGTTCAGGAACAGCAGACTCGCTGCTGAGATACCGAATGGGAGGAAGAGACTCCCGGTTTTCGCGAAGATGTACGCACCAAGGATGCCGGTAATGAGTCCGAGCATTGCGACGTGCGTCCACTTGTACTGGTGTGGGAGCCACGGCTCGACAGCCGGTCGTTCGGCGGCCATTCCACCATCCGTTGCGACTTCCTCACCCGACCGCATCTTGCCGCTCTCGAATGGCGACATATCCAGCAGGCTGCTGCCGCGGACACGTCCGATAACCGGGTAGCCAAAGACTAAGCGGGCGATAACAGCCGTCAGGATGACACCTGCTGCAGGCGGGTCAATCGGAACCCCGAGTCCACCGGACGTCTGTCTGATTGCCATCCCCAGGATACCGAAGACCCCACCGACAGCGAGGACATCTGGTCGGGTACCGAGGGCATAGGCGATGTCCTTCGCCGGGTGGTAGTCACCGTCGTCCGGCTCGTACATGCCGTCATACTTCGCGGCGTACGCTGCTGCTGCCACACCACCGGCGAAGGCAACGTGCGGCCCGAACACAGGGCCGAACGCCAGTGGGCCGACGATACCGGCTCCATACCCACCGGCGGCGCCCGAAATGACATCAGGAGAACCGCCGACGAACGACTCGGAAACGACGTTGCCGGCTTCACCGATAAGGACCATGAAGCCGGTGAAACAGAATGCCGGGAGTGCACCGATGGAGGCCCCGAACGCGCCGCCCGCAAACGCCGCGATGGCGAGGACGAGCATATCAACTGCCGTGAGTCCGAATGCGATCGCCATCTATTATTCCTCCTGTGCCCAGTCGCGGGAACGATCGACAGCGTCGTCCCAGCGGTCGTACATCTTGTCTGCCTTTCCAGCGTCCATCTCCGGCGAGAACTCCTCGTCAACCTGCCAGTTGTCCCGGAGTTCGTCGACGGTGTCCCAGTACCCAACCGCGAGGCCGGCTGCGTATGCCGACCCGAGGGCAGTGGTTTCGTCAACCTGTGGTCGAGCGATGTCCGTCTGGATTATGTCGGACTGGAGCTGACAGAGGAAGTTGTTCTTGACTGCACCACCGTCGACTCGCAGCGTCGTCATCTCGACACCGGAGTCTTCCTCCATCGCTTCCGCAAGGTCGCGGGTCTGGTACGCGATGGACTCGAGCGTGGCACGCACGATGTGCTCCTTTCGCGTTCCGCGGGTCATTCCGACAATCGTCCCGCGGGCGCGGCCGTCCCAGTGCGGAGCGCCGAGACCCGTGAAGGCCGGCACCATGTAGACACCGTCGGTTGATTCAACCGAGCGGGCCAGTTCCGCTGTCTGGGCAGCGTTGTTAATGAGGTCGACGTCCTCGAGCCATTCGATGGCCGCGCCGGCGATGAAGATAGAGCCTTCCAGCGCGTACTGGACGGGCTCACCGGACATCTGGAAGCCGACGGTCGTCAGCAGGCCGTTATCGGAGGCGACTGCTTCGGAGCCTGTGTTCATCAGGTAGAACGCGCCGGTCCCGTAGGTGTTCTTCGCATCACCCTTATCGAAGCAGGTCTGGCCGAACAGTGCGGCCTGCTGGTCACCCAGCGCGCCCGCAACGGGGACTTCCTCTTCGAGGAAGCCGTCCGCGTCGGTGTGCCCGTACAGACTCTCGTCGGAGGACGGGCGGACTTCCGGAACCATGGACTCCGGAACGCCGAACTCTTCGAGGAGCTCATCGTCCCACTCCATGTCGTGGATGTTGTACAGCATCGTCCGCGATGCGTTCGAGACATCCGTGATGTGGTTGCCGGTGAGCTTGTAGATGAGCCACGCGTCGATAGTCCCCATCAGGAGTTCACCGTCTTCGGCTCGTTCGCGGAGGTCAGCACCGCGCGAGCTCTGCATCTTGAGCGGCTCCGCGTTGTCGAGAATCCATTCGGTTTTGGTCGCTGAGAAGTAGGCGTCACATTCCAGCCCGGTCTTCCCGCGGATCCACTCGACTTTGTCCTCTTCCTGGATTTCCTCGACGCGGTCGGTGGTTCGGCGGTCCTGCCAGACCAGCGCGTTGTGGACAGGTTTGCCGGTCTCCTTGTCCCAGACGATCGTCGTCTCACGCTGATTCGTGATGCCAAGTGCCTCAAGCTGTTCGGCACCGACGCCTGCATCCGCCAACCCCTTGGTCACGACTTCCTGCGTGTTTTCCCAGATTTCGACGGGGTCGTGTTCGACCCAGCCGGGCTCCGGGTAGATCTGTTCGTGCTTCTCGTAGGCGTTCGCAACGACCTGGCCGCTGTGGTCGAATACCATGAAGCGGGTACCGGTCGTTCCCTGGTCGATCGCGCCAACGTATGTGTCTGCCATTGTTGTGTTCTCCGTGGCGGAGGTAGCTTATTTATGAAAGCTACCACCTTGCCAGTAAACAACATAGTGAACCATTATAAAGATTACTAATGGTGATGTTTGGCGAGTAAAGAAAGGACGGGGCGGCGCTACCGGTCGGAATCGTACCGCTCAAGCTGCTTTGTGACCTGTGTGTCGAGTCGATCGAGCGCGGACGGGACTGAATCAGGCCCGTCCATACTGTCGACGGCATCTTCGATGATTGTTCGAACCGTATCGAACGGGCCGATCTGCGCGCCCCGCGTCGCCGTGGTGTCACGTGTTTCCGTGAGCTGGTCGAATGCCGTTCGGTAGTGTGGGTTCTGTTCGAACCAGTCCGCCGACCGGAGCTGTGGAATCGTTTCCTCGTGGACGGGGAAATATCCAGTTTCTTGATGCCACCGACGCTGCTGAGCCGGTTCGGTGAGCCAGGTGAGGAACTCCCCGACAGCGTCGTGCACGGCTTCGGAAACTTCATCGCCGACCCAGAGCGATGCGCCGCCGACGAGTACGCCGGTCCGGTCGTCTAGTACGGGGAATCGGCCGGTCCCGACATCGAAGTCGGCGCTGCTTTCGATGCTGTTCAGCGACGACGTCGAGCCGATCAGCATCGCAGCGTCCTCCTCGGTGAAATGTGTCCGCGCCGCTCCTCTGGCTTCAATACCGGGGTCGTGGTACAGTCCGTCCGCTTCGAGGCCCTGCCACCATTCGAACAGGTCGTGGGCGAACTTGCCGTCGAGATTGCTCTCGGCCGGCGATCCGGATCGTCCGTTGTTTTTGTCTACGAGGAGCTGGTCAGCTTCGGCAAACCACTGCTCGACGAACCACGAGTAGTTCGCGAATGTGATACCGGTATCCACGCCACTCCTGTCGACGAGTTCCTCAGCCGCGCTCCGAACGTCAGCGAAGGTTTCCGGCGGTGAATCGGGGTCGAGTCCAGTCTGTCTGAACGCGTCGCGGTTGTACGCCATCACTGGATTCGATGCGTTGAACGGCAGCGAGTGGAGCGTCCCGTCGAACCGGTAGTAATTCGTCACCGGGTCAAGCAGCGAGTCGATGTGGGCTGTCGGGAGGAGTTCCTCGACGGGTCTAAAGTATCTACTGTCGCGCGCACGCGTAGTGCCGATCTCAAATATCTGTGCGATTGCCGGCGGGTCACCGTTTTCGGCGGCGTTTAGCGTCGCATCGAGAGTTCCGCGATAGCTCCCTTTCGATCGCAGTGCGAGACTGATGCCGTCAGTCTGTGATTCGAACTCACGAACCAGTTCTTCGAGCAGTAGCGCCTTCTCACCGCCCATCGCGTGCCAGAACTCGACGACGGTCCCATTCGTGTTAGTCGCCGCTGCACCGGTCGCCAGTTCGAAGGAATCGAGCGATGCATCCAGTGATTCGGCTCGCTCGGTGAGCGTCGAGACACGCGTCGAGACCTCCGCGAGTTCCGTCGTCTGGTCCGCTGCGGCGTCGGCGGCGACGGCCGCTTCTTCGGCCGTCCGGGCGCTTATGCCTTCAACATCGTCGACCATCGACACGACTTCCTGCGTGGAATCGGCCTGCGTATCCGTCGCATCATCAATTTCCTGTACGCTCGAATCAACTTCCTCAACCATCGAGACAACGGAATCCAGTTCATCGAGCGCGCTGGCGACTGATGAACGAGTGTCTTCGACGCTTTCCCGGGTGTCGTACATCTCCGAAACCGTTGCGTCGGCCTGTTCGTGCACCTCCTGAATGGAGGCTGCAATCTCGTCGGTCGCTTCCTTCGTCTCGGTTGCGAGTGATTTGACCTCCTCAGCCACGACAGCGAACCCGTCGCCGGATTCCCCTGCTCGGGCCGCTTCGATGTTGGCGTTCAGTGCCAGCATATTGGTCTGGTCCGCCACATCCGTGATGAAATCCACAATCTCCTCGATATCCGACAGCAGGTCGTTCAGTTGTTCGACCTTGTCGACGGTCGCTTCGGCGTTGTCGGTCAACTGGTCAAGCGTCGTCATCGCCGAGGACGCCGACTCCAGTGCGGATTCGCCTCGAACGCTGGCTTCGCCTGATATGTCCGCGACCTCGTTTGCGGCGC includes the following:
- the glpK gene encoding glycerol kinase GlpK, translating into MADTYVGAIDQGTTGTRFMVFDHSGQVVANAYEKHEQIYPEPGWVEHDPVEIWENTQEVVTKGLADAGVGAEQLEALGITNQRETTIVWDKETGKPVHNALVWQDRRTTDRVEEIQEEDKVEWIRGKTGLECDAYFSATKTEWILDNAEPLKMQSSRGADLRERAEDGELLMGTIDAWLIYKLTGNHITDVSNASRTMLYNIHDMEWDDELLEEFGVPESMVPEVRPSSDESLYGHTDADGFLEEEVPVAGALGDQQAALFGQTCFDKGDAKNTYGTGAFYLMNTGSEAVASDNGLLTTVGFQMSGEPVQYALEGSIFIAGAAIEWLEDVDLINNAAQTAELARSVESTDGVYMVPAFTGLGAPHWDGRARGTIVGMTRGTRKEHIVRATLESIAYQTRDLAEAMEEDSGVEMTTLRVDGGAVKNNFLCQLQSDIIQTDIARPQVDETTALGSAYAAGLAVGYWDTVDELRDNWQVDEEFSPEMDAGKADKMYDRWDDAVDRSRDWAQEE
- a CDS encoding ROK family protein; amino-acid sequence: MGAYAGVDLGATHIRAVIGDETGSIVSSHKTETPRGPAGIAVTEAVLDAIRQACDAADIAPTDVVAAGIGSFGPMDLAEGVVENPANLPDTIDRIPLTGPVENLIGSERVSLHNDANAGVIGERFYSDRSPDDMVYLTISSGVGAGVAVDGNILSGWDGNAGEVGHLTIDPHGFMTCGCGHDGHWEAYCSGENIPRYATQLHREDPVETALPIETEEFSAADIFEYAGEDEFASHVLDQICHWNAIGVANIVHAYAPLVVYVGGAVALNNPEQVLNPIRERLDDMVMSNIPDIQLTQFGDDVVVRGALASALTGGTGDPSQRV
- a CDS encoding Cdc6/Cdc18 family protein, producing the protein MDIEARIKRRQRRNGEPRLIQDYESISPVVHIEEPADRGPVLERLLDHLDPVFDGQLPPNAYVHGPCGSGKSAVITALFANLEQLPTEQQAIIHTTTRAQPPTSPSFVYVNARETASEFAFYHAVLDALVDESVPEHGIGTETLKSRLHDLVREQRTGIVIAVDHISEPESIQAPALVDLFAGLPSNVSWLAIGRDDPSTTELTRYTAESISIDRYQRQMLVDVLMTRTSNGLAQQGLDHGQARHIADWADGNAHDALAALFIAAELAEERGQDRITQANVDAAIAEVPNPCVSLGVVLSLPTNRQTVLRELIDLEESERSSVTATTEAIASAQSVDLSAGTVKRFLYEMAESGVVDRVEATVTNGQGRPPSRVEPRFPPTAFRRLYDLQQ
- a CDS encoding extracellular solute-binding protein; its protein translation is MSKWNPLNSEDGRPDGERTDGGVTEGRDESESERERSSTEALHEAAGETESDPERAELKAQCEQLAAELEQERAERRALETAVDRLTSVAAANADGDLTAKPGQPPTEAAEPLYEAYGELLREWTDTVDRMASFSEQVTAATEQVDTRIGSVKSASRDVSGAVGEIATGSDEQRDEIQSISDEMRNLSATIEEIASAANEVADISGEASVRGESALESASSAMTTLDQLTDNAEATVDKVEQLNDLLSDIEEIVDFITDVADQTNMLALNANIEAARAGESGDGFAVVAEEVKSLATETKEATDEIAASIQEVHEQADATVSEMYDTRESVEDTRSSVASALDELDSVVSMVEEVDSSVQEIDDATDTQADSTQEVVSMVDDVEGISARTAEEAAVAADAAADQTTELAEVSTRVSTLTERAESLDASLDSFELATGAAATNTNGTVVEFWHAMGGEKALLLEELVREFESQTDGISLALRSKGSYRGTLDATLNAAENGDPPAIAQIFEIGTTRARDSRYFRPVEELLPTAHIDSLLDPVTNYYRFDGTLHSLPFNASNPVMAYNRDAFRQTGLDPDSPPETFADVRSAAEELVDRSGVDTGITFANYSWFVEQWFAEADQLLVDKNNGRSGSPAESNLDGKFAHDLFEWWQGLEADGLYHDPGIEARGAARTHFTEEDAAMLIGSTSSLNSIESSADFDVGTGRFPVLDDRTGVLVGGASLWVGDEVSEAVHDAVGEFLTWLTEPAQQRRWHQETGYFPVHEETIPQLRSADWFEQNPHYRTAFDQLTETRDTTATRGAQIGPFDTVRTIIEDAVDSMDGPDSVPSALDRLDTQVTKQLERYDSDR